Proteins encoded by one window of Methanocalculus alkaliphilus:
- a CDS encoding PAS domain-containing sensor histidine kinase — protein sequence MSDPMLVFDPIGVVMMANKACGDLAGRPALAFIGMSCHQVLAELTGSRDHSFCAREGPPLPGDLVIPHYHKDGISILSGTVRAVQNPGYPGWSILTMKTAGIPEIEGAPEEAYRKLLHAIHLIMVLDQNGRIVFVNQFAASFFGYTQDELQGSDPGSLLIPDEESVATFDSLIRDAREKKAEIVWREFACRRRDGDTAWTSWIATPVGSAGEILCVGYNRTGGRRAEEAVARSEERFRIAAESAGDFIYEIDLKTGVVQWFGPIDEHLGYEPGEIPRSIDGWRSLVYPDDLASIYAAFQRHRISREPFTIRYRVVDKGGNLRWWEDRGRILFNLDGRPDRFIGVNIDITRKKEADEAVRRHLRYLSFTNRILALTSGVDPPETVIPEVIEVLTGEIPSSTGDLLLHPPGTSDPAVRDPACSGNETDPLTIISRFDAGEGRSGLLLLRRISDEPFSPDEREMAAVASHLVGTYLERSYLREELALAYEDLSLFVDIMSHDINNSNAIAMGYTEMLRDGDLGSAEGYLTRIIDCLVKNAEIIRDVSTLRNLRSRRDRLTRTPLDPIIMREIRHRDGVGIEYHGTDLSVLADDLIAEIFTNLIGNAIRHGGPGTEIFITVMENGDDAIISVADTGSGIPDELKTKVMDRHRKGATSRSGSGLGLFIVNKLVERYGGTIGVTDRIPGHPEEGARFIITLRRA from the coding sequence ATGAGCGATCCGATGCTGGTCTTTGACCCGATAGGCGTGGTCATGATGGCAAATAAGGCATGCGGCGATCTGGCCGGGCGACCTGCTCTGGCGTTCATCGGGATGAGCTGCCATCAGGTCCTCGCAGAGCTGACCGGGAGCCGGGATCATAGCTTCTGCGCCCGTGAAGGACCTCCCCTGCCAGGGGATCTTGTTATTCCTCACTACCACAAGGATGGTATCTCCATCCTCTCTGGCACGGTTCGTGCCGTCCAAAATCCCGGCTATCCCGGCTGGTCCATCCTCACCATGAAAACAGCCGGAATCCCTGAGATTGAGGGTGCTCCGGAGGAGGCCTACAGGAAGCTTCTCCATGCCATCCATCTCATCATGGTGCTTGACCAGAACGGCAGGATCGTCTTTGTCAACCAGTTTGCGGCATCATTCTTCGGATATACGCAGGATGAGCTGCAGGGATCGGATCCCGGATCCCTTCTCATTCCGGATGAGGAGTCAGTGGCAACCTTCGACTCCCTCATCCGGGATGCCCGGGAGAAGAAGGCGGAGATCGTCTGGCGTGAATTTGCCTGTAGACGAAGAGACGGTGATACAGCATGGACATCATGGATCGCGACACCGGTCGGGTCAGCCGGGGAGATCCTCTGTGTCGGCTACAACAGGACCGGTGGCAGGCGTGCCGAGGAGGCAGTCGCCCGGTCTGAGGAGCGGTTCCGGATCGCTGCCGAATCAGCCGGTGACTTCATCTATGAGATCGATCTGAAGACCGGGGTGGTCCAGTGGTTCGGACCGATCGATGAACATCTCGGCTATGAGCCTGGTGAAATACCACGAAGTATAGACGGGTGGCGCTCACTTGTGTACCCGGACGATCTGGCATCGATATATGCAGCCTTTCAGAGGCACCGCATCTCCCGGGAGCCGTTCACAATACGATACCGTGTCGTTGATAAGGGGGGGAATCTCCGATGGTGGGAGGATCGTGGCCGTATCCTCTTCAATCTGGATGGCAGACCGGATCGGTTCATCGGGGTCAATATCGATATCACCCGGAAGAAAGAGGCTGATGAGGCGGTCAGGCGCCATCTCCGGTATCTCTCATTCACAAACAGGATTCTTGCACTGACCTCCGGTGTCGATCCCCCGGAGACGGTCATTCCTGAGGTGATTGAGGTACTGACAGGGGAGATCCCCTCCTCCACAGGGGATCTCCTCCTCCATCCCCCCGGTACCTCAGATCCGGCTGTCCGGGATCCCGCCTGCTCCGGGAATGAAACGGATCCCCTGACGATCATCAGCCGGTTCGATGCAGGAGAGGGGAGGAGCGGCCTCCTCCTCCTCAGAAGGATATCGGATGAGCCGTTCTCTCCGGATGAGCGGGAGATGGCTGCCGTCGCCTCGCACCTGGTCGGTACCTATCTCGAACGGAGCTATCTTCGTGAGGAGCTTGCCCTCGCCTACGAGGATCTCTCCCTCTTTGTCGATATCATGTCCCATGATATCAATAACTCAAATGCAATTGCAATGGGGTACACCGAGATGCTCAGGGATGGTGACCTGGGATCGGCGGAGGGGTATCTCACCCGGATCATCGACTGCCTGGTGAAGAATGCGGAGATCATCCGGGATGTCAGTACACTCAGGAACCTGAGATCCCGACGGGATCGCCTCACCAGAACCCCCCTTGATCCCATCATCATGCGGGAGATTCGCCATCGGGACGGGGTTGGTATCGAATATCATGGGACGGATCTCTCCGTCCTCGCCGATGATCTCATTGCTGAGATCTTCACCAACCTCATCGGCAATGCCATCAGGCATGGAGGTCCCGGAACAGAGATCTTCATCACCGTTATGGAGAATGGTGATGACGCTATCATATCTGTTGCCGATACCGGATCCGGCATTCCTGATGAACTCAAGACAAAGGTGATGGATCGGCACAGGAAGGGTGCAACGAGCAGATCCGGATCAGGGCTCGGCCTCTTCATCGTCAATAAGCTTGTGGAGCGATATGGCGGGACGATCGGGGTTACTGATCGGATACCCGGTCATCCGGAAGAAGGTGCACGGTTCATCATCACGCTCAGGCGTGCCTGA
- a CDS encoding efflux RND transporter permease subunit: MKIFEKLSEFISRSPFIVAAVVILLLITGLYGMTLTEMETGFETYMDPDTPRFILLEKYMSTFASDSIMILVETEDVTHPIILEYMGRLQDDIAGEQYVTGVFGITDQFRAANGGELPTSIAEVEAAKEGMPGEILDRLVPTSSMTIIQVTLQPGVSMETQFGIVDAIESRISVSDPPPGVSVVQTGNPAFSKQMMDEMGVSMGSLIMIAMLLMIVAVGILFSAVRYRLLSVAIVATGLIMTFGFMGIAGIKINMVTIAAFPVLIGLGIDYAIQFHSRLDEEVRGKPLQEAIKETMTRSGPSILYAMLATSMGFLAMWTSPLPMIRSFGEVCVIGVVCCYIAALIIVPTFATLMKYEPKPAPLKKGLSVGDRYNQGLGAMVGGISRFPVLILAFCLLLAVGGYSVDDQIIVNTDENTFVPPDMPAKVQIDKVTRAMGPSDTIPIFVRGDRVSALDSIMWMHSFQQYQEENNDKVTSTQSIADLVLQYNGGTFPETDAELAEVLETIPAASRERYLSGHSMALIEISTIDMEVEVGMSFINQMHTELEWHQPPPGITTTLTGGWEFFTTLIEEIRSTKTSMTVLGFVMIFGFLFIVYRKARKAIIPIIPIFLIVGWNSLIMYSTGIDYTVMTATLGSMTIGIASEYTILITERYYEEREKGLPKLDAIRQSVQKIGTAITISGLTTVFGFSALITSSFGIISNFGVLTVIAVGFALMGAIIVMPAILSLIGNGRDDQPAGRTQAE, encoded by the coding sequence ATGAAGATATTTGAAAAACTTTCGGAGTTCATATCCCGCTCTCCTTTTATAGTGGCAGCTGTCGTCATCCTCCTTCTCATAACAGGACTCTACGGAATGACACTGACCGAGATGGAGACCGGGTTTGAGACCTATATGGACCCGGACACCCCACGGTTCATCCTCCTTGAGAAATACATGAGCACGTTCGCATCGGACAGCATCATGATCCTCGTTGAGACCGAGGATGTCACCCACCCGATCATCCTTGAGTATATGGGACGGCTTCAGGATGATATCGCAGGGGAGCAGTATGTCACCGGCGTCTTCGGAATAACTGATCAGTTCCGTGCGGCAAACGGAGGGGAGCTCCCCACATCGATTGCTGAAGTTGAAGCTGCAAAAGAAGGAATGCCGGGAGAGATCCTGGACCGGCTCGTCCCCACCTCATCCATGACCATCATCCAGGTGACCCTTCAGCCGGGAGTAAGCATGGAGACCCAGTTTGGGATCGTCGATGCCATCGAGTCGCGGATCAGCGTCTCAGATCCCCCGCCGGGAGTCTCCGTTGTCCAGACCGGCAACCCTGCATTCTCAAAACAGATGATGGATGAGATGGGCGTCTCCATGGGGAGCCTCATCATGATCGCGATGCTCCTGATGATCGTCGCCGTCGGCATCCTCTTCAGTGCGGTCAGGTACCGCCTCCTCTCAGTTGCGATCGTTGCAACCGGGCTTATCATGACCTTCGGATTCATGGGGATTGCCGGAATAAAAATCAATATGGTGACGATTGCGGCATTCCCTGTCCTCATCGGGCTTGGAATCGACTATGCGATCCAGTTCCACTCCCGTCTTGATGAGGAAGTCCGGGGGAAGCCCCTCCAGGAGGCGATAAAGGAGACGATGACCCGGTCCGGCCCCTCAATCCTCTATGCAATGCTCGCCACCTCAATGGGCTTCCTTGCGATGTGGACCTCCCCGCTCCCGATGATCAGGAGCTTCGGTGAGGTCTGTGTCATCGGGGTCGTCTGCTGCTACATCGCTGCCCTGATCATCGTTCCGACCTTCGCCACCCTGATGAAGTATGAACCAAAACCTGCTCCACTGAAGAAGGGTCTCTCAGTGGGTGACCGGTATAACCAGGGGCTTGGCGCGATGGTCGGTGGAATCTCCCGCTTCCCGGTACTCATCCTCGCTTTCTGTCTCCTCCTTGCAGTCGGCGGGTATTCAGTTGATGATCAGATCATCGTCAATACCGATGAGAATACATTTGTGCCTCCGGATATGCCTGCAAAAGTCCAGATCGACAAGGTCACCCGTGCAATGGGCCCATCAGACACCATCCCGATCTTTGTCCGTGGAGACCGGGTCTCAGCCCTCGACTCGATCATGTGGATGCACAGTTTCCAGCAGTACCAGGAGGAGAATAATGATAAGGTCACCAGTACCCAAAGCATCGCTGATCTCGTCCTCCAGTATAACGGGGGTACGTTCCCGGAGACTGATGCCGAACTGGCAGAGGTGCTTGAGACCATCCCCGCAGCAAGCCGTGAACGCTATCTGAGCGGCCACTCGATGGCGCTGATCGAGATCTCGACCATTGATATGGAGGTCGAAGTCGGGATGTCCTTCATCAACCAGATGCACACCGAACTGGAATGGCACCAGCCGCCGCCGGGAATCACCACCACTCTCACCGGGGGATGGGAGTTCTTTACCACCCTCATCGAGGAGATCAGGAGTACAAAGACCAGTATGACGGTCCTTGGGTTCGTCATGATCTTCGGGTTCCTCTTCATCGTCTATCGGAAGGCAAGGAAGGCGATCATCCCGATCATCCCGATCTTTCTGATCGTCGGCTGGAACAGCCTGATCATGTATAGTACCGGCATCGACTACACCGTCATGACAGCAACACTCGGATCGATGACGATAGGCATCGCCTCGGAATATACCATCCTGATAACCGAGAGGTACTATGAGGAGCGGGAGAAGGGGCTTCCAAAGCTTGATGCCATCCGCCAGAGTGTCCAGAAGATCGGCACTGCGATCACCATCTCCGGACTGACCACCGTCTTCGGCTTCTCTGCCCTGATCACCTCAAGCTTTGGGATCATCAGCAACTTCGGTGTCCTCACCGTCATCGCGGTCGGATTTGCCCTGATGGGAGCGATCATCGTCATGCCCGCCATCCTCTCGCTCATCGGCAACGGGCGGGACGATCAGCCTGCCGGACGCACCCAGGCAGAGTGA
- a CDS encoding PAS domain S-box protein yields the protein MQKPGKDNQSLLLPLNGRQKTPDLWIAIIGITSALSILATIMLLQAGKTNVYPHLFYIPIILAAYRYRQDGVSFGTLLAGTYLLLHGIILPEPSALIDALFRSIVMAGVGGIVGLLSDHLYESRLQYKKFADNAEDLIYRFDLLPEERFAYVNPAATWITGYTPEEHYENPKLGLQIVHPDDRHTLMNVKRDGGLNKPIILRWIRKDGSVIWVEQKNTPIYNKEGILIAIEGIGRDITARKMADETRRLLASIVEYSDDAIISLSTDAKVLSWNAGAEKIFGWSAEEMIGTDYQRIIPLEDRAIFRSYFFEVVARKKPQRREINRLHRSGQKIQLALSIAPVLDEDGSIIAISGIMRDITDQIRMEEDLRHSEELYRTLFYGVSTPTALLEADGTITLVNDGFFRLTLILPDMLKGRLFPLLFPESYREEIAAILSSCSARDDRANPQIRASIIRENGGERILIGRFAPLPKSRQVIVTLIDITEEQKMIQRLSEGLEEKETLLKEVHHRVKNNMQIVTSLLHLQALALGDDQHAGIFRESENRITSMALVHETLYRSEALSRIDLRDYIGRLAEEVMQSYGSPEGITLTCRIEEISLDIDIAVPCGLIINELLSNALKHAFAGRSGGAIILSLWKEDDGLLSLILEDDGIGLPPDFQSGNKGGLGIELVRRLSRQIGGVFSWSGRDGGGTCWKVRFPQEEEMP from the coding sequence ATGCAGAAACCTGGCAAGGATAATCAAAGCCTTCTTCTTCCCCTGAATGGAAGGCAGAAGACTCCCGATCTCTGGATTGCAATCATCGGCATCACCTCGGCCCTGTCCATCCTCGCAACCATCATGCTCCTGCAGGCCGGGAAGACGAATGTCTATCCACATCTCTTCTATATCCCGATCATCCTTGCAGCATACCGGTACAGGCAGGACGGAGTCAGTTTCGGGACCCTCCTTGCCGGAACGTACCTCCTCCTGCATGGGATCATCCTCCCTGAACCATCCGCCCTCATCGATGCCCTCTTCAGATCCATTGTGATGGCCGGGGTCGGCGGAATCGTCGGTCTCCTTTCAGATCACCTGTACGAGAGCAGGTTGCAGTATAAAAAATTCGCCGATAATGCAGAGGATCTCATCTACAGGTTTGACCTTCTTCCGGAAGAACGGTTTGCATATGTCAATCCTGCTGCAACCTGGATCACCGGGTACACCCCCGAAGAACATTACGAAAATCCAAAGCTTGGTCTTCAGATAGTCCACCCTGATGATCGCCACACCCTCATGAATGTAAAAAGGGATGGAGGATTGAACAAACCGATCATCCTCCGCTGGATCAGAAAGGATGGCTCCGTCATCTGGGTTGAACAGAAGAACACTCCGATCTATAACAAAGAAGGAATTCTCATCGCCATCGAGGGGATAGGCCGCGATATCACCGCCCGGAAGATGGCAGACGAGACCCGGCGTCTCCTTGCTTCGATCGTTGAATACTCAGATGACGCAATCATCAGTCTCAGCACCGATGCAAAGGTCCTCAGCTGGAATGCAGGGGCTGAGAAGATCTTTGGGTGGAGTGCGGAGGAGATGATCGGCACCGACTATCAGCGGATCATCCCACTTGAAGACCGTGCCATCTTCAGATCATACTTCTTTGAGGTGGTTGCGAGAAAAAAGCCGCAGCGGAGGGAGATAAACCGGCTTCATCGTTCGGGGCAGAAGATCCAGCTTGCCCTCTCCATCGCCCCGGTCCTCGATGAAGATGGATCCATCATCGCGATATCCGGGATTATGCGGGATATCACCGATCAGATCAGGATGGAGGAGGACCTCCGCCATTCTGAGGAGCTCTACCGGACCCTCTTCTATGGCGTCAGCACTCCGACAGCCCTCCTTGAGGCAGACGGAACAATAACCCTTGTGAATGATGGCTTCTTCCGGCTCACTCTGATTCTGCCTGATATGTTGAAAGGCCGCCTCTTCCCCCTCCTCTTCCCGGAATCATACCGTGAGGAGATTGCGGCGATACTCTCCTCATGCAGTGCCAGGGATGATCGTGCGAACCCGCAGATCAGGGCATCGATCATCCGGGAGAATGGAGGAGAGCGGATCCTCATTGGAAGATTTGCCCCGCTCCCAAAGAGCAGGCAGGTGATCGTCACTTTGATCGATATCACCGAGGAGCAGAAGATGATCCAGCGCCTTTCCGAAGGCCTTGAGGAGAAGGAGACACTTCTCAAGGAGGTTCATCACCGTGTCAAGAATAATATGCAGATCGTCACCTCACTCCTGCACCTTCAGGCTCTTGCCCTTGGGGATGACCAGCATGCCGGGATCTTCCGGGAGAGCGAGAACCGGATCACCTCCATGGCACTCGTCCATGAGACGCTCTACCGTTCGGAGGCGCTCTCCCGGATAGATCTCCGGGATTATATCGGACGCCTTGCTGAGGAGGTGATGCAGTCCTATGGCTCACCTGAAGGGATCACCCTCACCTGCCGGATAGAGGAGATCTCCCTTGATATCGATATCGCCGTCCCCTGCGGCCTGATCATCAACGAGCTCCTCTCAAATGCCTTAAAACATGCCTTTGCCGGCCGCTCCGGGGGAGCGATCATCCTCTCGCTTTGGAAGGAAGATGACGGCCTCCTCTCCCTGATCCTTGAGGACGACGGCATCGGCCTCCCTCCGGATTTCCAGTCTGGCAATAAAGGGGGGCTCGGGATCGAACTTGTCAGGCGGCTCTCCCGGCAGATCGGGGGGGTCTTCTCGTGGTCAGGGCGCGATGGGGGCGGGACATGCTGGAAGGTCAGGTTTCCTCAAGAGGAAGAGATGCCCTGA
- a CDS encoding FKBP-type peptidyl-prolyl cis-trans isomerase, with product MQHPQSGDTVFVHFTARLDDGTIIEASEDDSPVEAVLGAGTINPAFDEALREMVVGESRVITLPPEKAYGKYNKRLVFRLKRKRLEFKGDPKPGDLVRVGLPDGKKAVVTVEAIDPKYLTVDANHPHAGETIHYTLTLRSVIPAEHEEIR from the coding sequence ATGCAGCACCCGCAATCCGGCGACACCGTCTTTGTTCATTTTACCGCACGCCTCGATGACGGCACCATCATCGAAGCGTCAGAGGATGACAGTCCGGTTGAGGCTGTTCTTGGTGCAGGGACGATCAACCCTGCCTTTGACGAGGCGTTGAGGGAGATGGTCGTCGGGGAGAGCCGGGTGATCACCCTCCCCCCGGAGAAGGCGTATGGAAAATATAATAAACGCCTCGTCTTTCGGCTAAAGCGGAAGCGGCTCGAGTTCAAGGGCGATCCAAAGCCCGGTGATCTCGTCCGGGTCGGGCTCCCTGATGGGAAGAAGGCAGTCGTGACGGTCGAGGCGATTGATCCGAAGTACCTCACCGTCGATGCCAACCACCCCCATGCCGGTGAGACGATTCACTATACCCTTACCCTCCGGTCCGTCATCCCGGCTGAGCATGAGGAGATCAGATGA
- a CDS encoding sensor histidine kinase, with the protein MHDDHEEYLTTILELFRNEPRGMSISDISREIGLNRNSVSKYVNMLTIAGKIEMKAVGPAKVYFLSERVPVSAMIEFSSDGIVLLDDQLRIVNANDQYLSLTGAGKGDVLGEKIRGSTLPILSTDPFLSSIPKFGEKEQKITDHMVMINGEERIFTIKILPAAFEGGKAGYAVIIEETTERRAAEETIRSALAEKEALLSELHLRIKNNLQLIASLISLQMMESPDDTVNAALRETQNRIISLSIVHEHLYARSMVAEVDIGEYLTLLISELRRSFELPDRAITLLVMDEGIHLSTDRAIALGLITNELVTIGLESGEEPDIRIAISRSDEGHILSIIPGAGTHEPEGLSINIVRRLVKRELQGEFGIVPDGWEVRFP; encoded by the coding sequence ATGCACGATGATCATGAAGAATACCTGACGACAATCCTTGAGCTCTTCAGAAATGAGCCACGTGGGATGAGTATCAGTGATATATCCCGTGAGATCGGGCTGAACAGAAACTCAGTCTCAAAATATGTCAATATGCTCACCATTGCCGGGAAGATCGAGATGAAGGCGGTCGGTCCTGCGAAGGTCTATTTCCTCTCCGAACGGGTTCCGGTCTCTGCGATGATCGAGTTTTCATCTGATGGAATTGTCCTCCTTGATGACCAGCTCCGGATCGTCAATGCCAATGATCAGTATCTCTCCTTAACCGGGGCAGGCAAAGGAGACGTCCTCGGTGAGAAGATCAGGGGATCAACCCTCCCAATCCTCTCAACTGATCCCTTCCTCTCCTCGATTCCGAAGTTTGGGGAGAAGGAACAGAAGATTACCGACCATATGGTGATGATCAATGGGGAGGAGAGGATATTCACCATCAAGATCCTCCCGGCTGCCTTTGAGGGGGGCAAGGCAGGATATGCAGTCATCATCGAGGAGACGACGGAGAGGAGAGCGGCAGAGGAGACGATCAGGTCCGCACTCGCCGAGAAGGAGGCACTCCTCAGTGAGCTGCATCTTCGGATCAAGAATAACCTTCAGCTGATCGCAAGCCTCATCAGCCTCCAGATGATGGAGAGCCCGGATGACACCGTCAATGCCGCCCTGAGAGAGACACAGAACCGGATCATCTCTCTCTCCATCGTCCATGAACATCTCTATGCCCGCTCAATGGTCGCGGAGGTGGATATCGGGGAGTACCTCACCCTCCTCATCTCAGAACTCCGGCGATCATTTGAGCTCCCTGACAGGGCGATCACCCTCTTGGTCATGGATGAGGGGATACACCTCAGTACTGACCGTGCCATCGCGCTTGGCCTGATTACAAATGAACTGGTCACCATCGGTCTTGAATCCGGAGAGGAGCCGGATATCAGGATCGCCATCTCCCGATCCGATGAGGGGCATATCCTCAGCATCATCCCAGGTGCAGGCACGCACGAGCCGGAGGGGCTCTCGATCAATATCGTCAGAAGGCTCGTCAAAAGGGAACTCCAGGGAGAGTTCGGGATCGTGCCGGATGGATGGGAGGTCAGGTTTCCGTGA
- a CDS encoding DNA-methyltransferase yields MSGKALEMRNQIHRLDCIAGMEMMDAGSVDLIVTSPPYNIGISYSAYDDTITRSEYLEWMGGIAGAASRVLSEQGSFFLNIGGTPKDPWIPIDVAMEFRKRGYILQNMIHWIKSIAIPRSDIGSYNQNINGDISVGHFKPINSKRYHNDCHEFIFHFTKTGSVPIDKLAIGVPYQDKSNIGRWKQATADRRDRGNTWFIPYETIQEKRPHPAVFPIGLPDLCIRDHGVDRCRLVLDPFMGIGSTAIACIRLGIDYIGFEIDASYREIALDHIHRELGRRGDPSHAQDTLLKRVL; encoded by the coding sequence ATGAGCGGGAAAGCCCTGGAGATGAGGAATCAGATCCATCGGCTGGACTGTATCGCCGGGATGGAGATGATGGATGCAGGATCGGTTGATCTCATCGTCACCTCGCCGCCATACAATATCGGGATCTCGTACTCTGCCTATGACGACACAATCACCCGCTCCGAGTACCTGGAATGGATGGGCGGGATCGCCGGTGCGGCATCACGGGTTCTTTCAGAGCAGGGCTCGTTCTTCCTCAATATCGGGGGGACACCGAAGGATCCCTGGATCCCGATCGATGTTGCAATGGAATTCCGGAAGAGAGGATATATTCTCCAGAATATGATCCACTGGATCAAATCAATTGCGATCCCCCGATCAGATATCGGATCCTACAACCAGAATATCAACGGCGATATCTCTGTCGGCCATTTCAAACCGATCAACAGTAAGCGATACCATAACGACTGTCATGAGTTCATCTTTCATTTCACAAAGACCGGCTCTGTACCGATCGACAAGCTTGCTATCGGGGTCCCGTACCAGGATAAGAGCAATATCGGCAGGTGGAAACAGGCAACAGCAGATCGACGGGATCGCGGGAACACATGGTTCATCCCATACGAGACGATCCAAGAGAAACGCCCCCATCCCGCCGTCTTCCCGATCGGCCTGCCTGACCTCTGCATCAGGGATCACGGCGTTGACCGGTGCAGGCTTGTGCTCGACCCGTTCATGGGGATCGGATCGACTGCGATTGCCTGTATCCGGCTTGGGATCGACTACATCGGCTTTGAGATCGATGCCTCGTACCGGGAGATTGCCCTTGACCATATCCACAGGGAGCTGGGCAGACGCGGAGATCCCAGCCATGCTCAGGATACTTTATTGAAGAGGGTGCTCTAA
- a CDS encoding COG1361 S-layer family protein yields the protein MANASLRTTSIRVLILAALILAGITAPALAGEKYISGTPELRTAITGTNEFSPGEEAVVHLRIENTGITDVKIIRSDIITRDDRPDTAKMALVGLKAGSAPLSIKTDDQMIGDIPGGSSATAAFTIQVDEDAAAGRYAVPITIEYTYLGRAEQYGEDLIRYFYTTRTVEDYIHLVVKPDLRIQITGIETEALNVGTEGFVTVSVRNIGSEEGRSATLRIQRSGASPLIPTDASSFIGDFPAGAEVTRTFKVAVSKNAEPGEYPLDIIVDYKDQNGQLKTSDPRTAGIATGGKIEFSAVSPPSVVAVGQKTIIDVEYRNIGEATAYRATARISAVDPFTSNDDTAYLGDLAPGESAVARFILNVDGGAVEKLYGLDSEVRYRDALDNTQISRTMKVEVEVVPREATIPPVLIGALLIAIIGLGYWYYRKQQ from the coding sequence ATGGCGAATGCATCTCTTAGAACGACCTCTATCCGGGTCCTCATCCTTGCCGCTCTCATCCTTGCCGGCATCACCGCACCCGCACTTGCAGGTGAGAAGTATATCTCCGGAACCCCGGAACTCAGAACCGCGATCACCGGAACGAACGAATTCTCTCCGGGTGAGGAGGCGGTTGTCCACCTCCGGATCGAGAACACCGGAATAACCGATGTCAAGATCATCAGAAGCGACATCATCACCCGGGACGACCGGCCTGATACCGCGAAGATGGCCCTCGTCGGTCTCAAAGCCGGCTCTGCCCCTCTCAGCATAAAGACCGATGACCAGATGATCGGTGATATTCCCGGCGGCAGCAGTGCAACAGCGGCCTTCACCATCCAGGTTGATGAGGATGCGGCAGCAGGCCGGTATGCTGTGCCGATCACCATTGAGTACACGTATCTCGGCCGTGCCGAACAGTATGGCGAGGATCTCATCCGGTACTTCTACACAACCCGTACCGTCGAGGATTATATCCATCTTGTTGTGAAGCCGGATCTCAGGATTCAGATAACCGGAATAGAGACCGAAGCACTCAATGTCGGAACAGAAGGCTTCGTTACTGTATCTGTCCGGAACATCGGTTCTGAGGAGGGCCGGTCTGCCACCCTCAGGATCCAGAGGAGTGGTGCAAGCCCGCTCATCCCGACCGATGCAAGCTCCTTCATCGGTGACTTCCCGGCAGGTGCGGAGGTGACTCGAACCTTCAAGGTTGCGGTCTCAAAGAATGCCGAACCCGGTGAGTACCCCCTTGATATCATCGTCGATTATAAGGACCAGAACGGCCAGCTGAAGACCTCGGACCCGAGGACGGCAGGTATTGCAACTGGAGGAAAGATTGAGTTCTCCGCAGTCTCCCCCCCATCTGTGGTGGCAGTCGGCCAGAAGACCATTATTGATGTCGAATACAGAAATATCGGAGAAGCAACCGCCTACCGTGCAACCGCCCGTATATCGGCGGTAGATCCCTTTACATCAAACGATGACACCGCATATCTTGGTGACCTCGCACCCGGGGAGTCTGCTGTCGCCCGGTTCATCCTGAATGTTGATGGCGGTGCTGTCGAGAAACTCTATGGCCTTGACTCCGAGGTCCGGTACCGGGATGCCCTTGACAATACCCAGATATCAAGGACGATGAAGGTCGAGGTGGAGGTCGTCCCACGGGAGGCAACAATTCCTCCGGTGTTGATCGGTGCTCTCCTGATCGCCATCATCGGGCTTGGATACTGGTACTACCGGAAACAGCAGTAA
- a CDS encoding response regulator, whose product MTGNESRLRFFIVEDNAIIAFDLERRVETLGHTVVGSADTAETAIRGILETLPDCVLMDIRLKGEGDGIMVAEEIQRTSPRPIAFLTAYSDKGMLQQARATGPTACIIKPVRDQDLHQLISRIRSG is encoded by the coding sequence GTGACCGGGAATGAGTCGAGGCTCCGGTTCTTCATCGTTGAGGATAACGCTATCATCGCCTTTGATCTCGAACGGAGGGTTGAAACCCTCGGCCATACCGTTGTTGGCTCAGCAGACACCGCAGAGACGGCGATCAGAGGAATCCTCGAGACCCTGCCGGACTGTGTCCTTATGGATATCAGACTGAAGGGTGAGGGTGACGGGATCATGGTTGCAGAAGAGATACAGAGGACCTCACCCAGACCAATCGCCTTTCTGACGGCATACTCTGATAAAGGGATGCTGCAACAGGCCAGGGCCACCGGGCCGACAGCATGTATCATCAAGCCGGTCCGGGATCAGGACCTCCACCAGCTCATCTCCCGTATCCGATCAGGCTGA